The following are from one region of the Pseudodesulfovibrio piezophilus C1TLV30 genome:
- a CDS encoding ATP-dependent helicase: MSIDFETELNDAQREAVQTTEGPVLVIAGAGSGKTRTIVYRLAHLVESGIDPAQILLLTFTKKAAQEMLARAEVILGRPLTGTSGGTFHSFAYATLRRNAADIGFNNGFTLMDRADSENICKEVKDVFKLGKGDRSYPRKSTLLDMITKSRNKELPIEIIMEREAYHLSPYLDDINEISNGYAQFKREHALMDYDDLLFLLDQLLEENAPLRNQLQTRYRYIMVDEYQDTNLVQARIVKHLAGSKGNVMAVGDDAQSIYAFRGANIANILDFPKIFEGTKIIRLEKNYRSVQPILDLTNEILAGAATKFDKHLYSDLKSDKLPEVVYPLSDQSQARLVVDQILTLQRKYMLHEIAVLFRAGYQSFPLEVALTRIGIDYQKFGGIRFHEAAHVKDVLSYLRLVLNPHDLLAWQRAMDHIKGVGPKTVAKIYKAMHSGDSKYLTTITKKHEDLRALFNELNTLRGLTPKPSMLLERIMSFYQPILIEKYPDDYPKRQAGLEQLSQIAVSYSDMEQFLGDLSLNGDPEDEKRKENSVVLSTVHSAKGLEWKAVIIIDLVEDRFPSRKAMQRAEDLEEERRLMYVACTRAKDCLKLFVPSSVYNRASGMSDPTLPSPFILELPNETFERLNESYGGGMEKRTRPETHPQLGTTRQQTHTESNTDTKNKKNTVKLGFCKHKIFGKGKIIAQPEPNKFKINFPGFGIKTIIGDYIEMI, from the coding sequence ATGAGCATTGATTTTGAAACTGAATTGAATGATGCACAACGGGAAGCCGTACAAACCACAGAGGGCCCGGTACTGGTTATTGCCGGAGCTGGTTCCGGCAAAACCAGAACAATTGTATACAGATTGGCGCATCTCGTTGAGTCCGGCATTGACCCCGCTCAAATTTTACTTCTTACCTTTACCAAAAAGGCTGCGCAAGAAATGCTTGCCCGAGCTGAAGTCATCCTTGGCAGACCCCTGACAGGGACCAGTGGCGGAACATTTCATTCCTTTGCGTATGCAACATTGAGGCGCAACGCTGCCGATATCGGTTTCAACAATGGGTTTACCCTAATGGATAGAGCTGACAGCGAAAATATCTGCAAGGAAGTTAAAGATGTTTTCAAACTCGGCAAAGGAGACCGTTCATACCCCAGGAAGAGCACCTTACTGGATATGATCACCAAATCCAGAAATAAAGAGCTTCCCATAGAAATCATCATGGAACGGGAAGCCTACCACCTCAGTCCGTATCTTGATGATATAAATGAAATTTCCAATGGGTATGCACAATTCAAGCGAGAACATGCCCTCATGGATTATGATGATCTTCTTTTTTTGCTTGATCAACTACTTGAAGAGAATGCCCCACTCAGAAACCAACTTCAAACACGTTACCGCTATATCATGGTTGATGAATACCAAGATACTAACCTGGTTCAGGCTCGAATCGTCAAGCACTTGGCTGGAAGTAAGGGCAATGTGATGGCCGTTGGTGATGACGCCCAGTCAATCTACGCTTTTCGAGGGGCGAACATAGCCAATATTCTCGATTTTCCCAAAATATTCGAAGGGACCAAGATTATTCGGCTTGAAAAAAATTATCGATCTGTACAGCCCATTCTTGACCTGACAAATGAGATTCTGGCCGGGGCAGCGACAAAATTCGACAAACATCTATACTCTGACCTTAAAAGCGACAAACTGCCTGAAGTGGTCTATCCTCTCAGTGATCAAAGTCAGGCACGCCTGGTTGTTGACCAAATTCTGACCTTGCAACGAAAATATATGTTACATGAAATCGCAGTTCTTTTTCGTGCAGGGTACCAATCTTTTCCACTTGAAGTGGCATTGACCAGAATAGGCATTGATTATCAAAAATTTGGTGGTATTCGCTTCCATGAGGCAGCCCATGTCAAAGATGTTCTTTCCTACCTCAGACTCGTTCTTAATCCACACGATCTTCTCGCCTGGCAGCGAGCTATGGACCATATTAAGGGGGTAGGCCCCAAAACTGTCGCGAAAATTTACAAAGCTATGCACTCTGGTGATTCAAAATATCTCACGACAATCACAAAAAAGCATGAAGATTTACGAGCACTTTTTAATGAACTCAATACCCTGAGAGGACTGACACCGAAACCCTCCATGCTTCTTGAGCGAATAATGTCTTTCTACCAGCCAATCCTTATTGAAAAATACCCGGATGATTATCCAAAACGCCAAGCAGGGCTTGAACAATTAAGCCAAATTGCAGTCAGTTATTCTGATATGGAACAGTTTCTGGGAGATCTCAGCCTCAATGGAGATCCCGAGGACGAGAAACGCAAAGAGAATTCAGTAGTCCTTTCAACTGTTCACTCTGCAAAAGGCCTAGAGTGGAAAGCTGTGATCATCATAGATTTGGTTGAAGATCGCTTTCCATCTCGAAAGGCCATGCAACGAGCTGAAGACTTGGAAGAGGAGCGTCGGCTGATGTATGTGGCGTGCACTCGTGCAAAAGATTGTCTTAAACTCTTTGTGCCAAGTTCGGTCTACAATCGAGCCAGTGGGATGTCTGACCCTACATTGCCCAGTCCATTTATCCTTGAATTGCCTAATGAGACTTTTGAACGTCTCAACGAATCATACGGTGGAGGCATGGAAAAAAGAACTCGGCCTGAAACTCATCCACAGTTAGGAACAACGCGCCAGCAAACTCACACAGAGAGTAATACGGACACGAAAAACAAAAAAAATACTGTCAAATTGGGATTCTGCAAACATAAAATCTTTGGCAAAGGCAAAATTATTGCTCAACCAGAGCCTAATAAATTCAAGATAAACTTCCCAGGCTTTGGTATAAAGACAATCATCGGCGACTATATTGAAATGATCTAA
- a CDS encoding alkaline phosphatase family protein → MSILLSSEKSRKRLVVLGLDGLPLSLAQKIGHILPNIGRIASEATTVKAEIPELSPVNWTSFFTGKGPEDHGVFGFSTMNTQTYELSITDSRQIQCPTLFDTLGKHDFISRIINLPNMYPAQPIRGMLVAGFVAHSLPDAVYPPFLADKLHDYEYKLEADTNRGATDLEYLLRELRQTLHSRLKALDLMWPDLAWDLFVHVFTETDRLFHFFMDAVLSESHPLHVKCMQFLAEWDHALGLFLKKYDSLPAPKRLLVLADHGFTELKTEVCVNTWLAQNGDLTYQGTPQDEWDATVIGDESKAFALDPGRIYIHQKNRFARGQVMPSEKKDLIRVIRKGLLDLTLNGEKVMADVHMGPELYPGTQSAEVPDLICQAYPGFDLKAKFDRTNLFGFHGRTGTHTVEGAIFYDSQGSKPARMRDTGQTILEYFNIADS, encoded by the coding sequence ATGTCCATACTTCTTTCTTCAGAAAAATCGAGAAAGCGGCTTGTCGTCCTTGGGCTTGACGGCTTGCCGCTTTCGCTTGCCCAAAAAATTGGACATATCTTACCCAATATTGGTCGTATTGCATCCGAAGCAACCACAGTAAAAGCGGAAATTCCAGAGCTTTCACCTGTGAATTGGACATCATTTTTTACAGGAAAAGGTCCTGAAGATCATGGAGTATTCGGTTTCTCTACCATGAATACGCAGACATATGAACTCAGCATAACCGACAGCAGACAAATTCAATGCCCAACACTTTTTGATACACTTGGCAAACATGATTTCATATCAAGAATCATAAACCTGCCCAATATGTACCCAGCCCAGCCAATACGGGGCATGCTCGTAGCCGGTTTTGTTGCACACTCTCTTCCTGATGCTGTTTATCCGCCTTTTCTTGCAGACAAGCTTCACGACTATGAATATAAACTTGAAGCTGACACGAATAGGGGCGCAACCGATCTGGAATATCTTTTGCGTGAATTGAGACAAACTCTTCACTCCCGCCTGAAAGCGCTTGATTTAATGTGGCCTGATTTGGCATGGGATCTTTTTGTCCATGTTTTCACTGAGACAGATCGACTCTTTCACTTTTTTATGGATGCAGTCTTGTCGGAAAGCCATCCCCTTCATGTCAAATGCATGCAATTTCTCGCCGAATGGGATCATGCATTAGGGCTCTTCCTCAAGAAATATGACAGCCTCCCCGCCCCGAAGCGTTTACTCGTTTTAGCGGACCATGGTTTTACCGAATTGAAAACAGAAGTGTGTGTCAATACATGGTTGGCTCAAAACGGAGACCTGACATATCAAGGAACTCCCCAAGACGAATGGGATGCCACTGTCATAGGGGACGAAAGTAAAGCTTTTGCACTTGATCCAGGTCGGATATACATTCACCAGAAGAATCGATTTGCTCGAGGTCAGGTAATGCCCTCAGAAAAAAAAGACTTGATACGAGTCATCAGGAAAGGTCTGCTCGATTTGACTTTGAACGGAGAGAAAGTAATGGCTGATGTTCATATGGGCCCTGAACTTTATCCAGGAACACAGTCTGCAGAGGTTCCAGACTTGATCTGCCAAGCGTATCCAGGTTTTGATCTTAAGGCAAAATTCGACAGAACCAATCTTTTCGGGTTCCATGGCAGAACAGGAACACACACGGTTGAAGGAGCTATCTTCTACGACAGCCAAGGCTCAAAACCGGCCCGAATGCGCGACACGGGACAAACCATACTTGAATATTTCAACATTGCGGATAGTTGA
- a CDS encoding DUF2156 domain-containing protein produces the protein MTLDFGPISLDRQDDYHIAMTGCPQLMTSDFSFANIFGWAEHYGLEWAFHKDLCFIRQTRPEVIYWAPVGPWDKYAWVDCSIMKEAQRFTRVPEALANHWEKAYGSAIKLTENRGHWDYIYSVEELIALKGKKFHKKKNLLNQFIKNSNFQYESMRPECVEEVLEMQDEWYKWYEENNPSEAIKAENHAITRVMLNFDQIKGLMGATLRVDGKVIAYTVAEPLCDDSIVIHFEKGDIRHKGVYQAINQMFLKNDADTFTNVNREQDLGDEGLRKAKLSYNPSFFLKKFEAIVS, from the coding sequence ATGACACTCGATTTTGGCCCCATAAGCTTGGACAGACAGGATGATTACCATATCGCCATGACTGGCTGTCCTCAACTAATGACCAGTGATTTTTCCTTTGCCAATATTTTTGGATGGGCAGAACACTATGGACTCGAATGGGCATTTCATAAGGACTTATGCTTCATTCGCCAAACTCGCCCGGAAGTCATTTACTGGGCCCCTGTTGGCCCCTGGGACAAATACGCCTGGGTTGACTGCTCAATTATGAAAGAAGCCCAACGTTTCACCCGTGTTCCCGAAGCCCTCGCCAATCACTGGGAAAAAGCCTATGGCTCCGCAATCAAGCTCACAGAGAACAGAGGGCACTGGGATTACATCTATTCAGTTGAAGAACTAATCGCTCTCAAAGGGAAAAAATTTCATAAAAAGAAAAATCTTCTTAACCAATTTATTAAAAACTCTAATTTCCAATATGAATCCATGCGACCGGAATGCGTTGAGGAAGTTTTAGAAATGCAAGATGAATGGTATAAATGGTATGAAGAAAACAATCCCTCTGAAGCTATCAAAGCCGAGAATCATGCCATTACTCGTGTGATGCTCAATTTTGATCAAATAAAAGGGCTTATGGGAGCTACTTTACGGGTAGATGGTAAAGTGATTGCGTACACAGTAGCAGAACCTTTATGCGATGACTCCATTGTCATTCATTTCGAGAAAGGAGATATTCGGCACAAAGGAGTCTACCAAGCAATTAATCAAATGTTTCTCAAAAATGATGCTGATACCTTTACCAATGTAAATAGAGAGCAGGACTTGGGAGATGAGGGGCTGAGAAAAGCCAAACTTTCTTACAATCCATCGTTCTTCCTCAAGAAGTTTGAAGCAATCGTGTCTTGA
- a CDS encoding MATE family efflux transporter, protein MSEQNTAIDMKRAPYRTIWHLAWPQLIMMVFHFCIGLADVWVAGYINREVQASLGIISQSLFFLLVIAMAVANGSVAAISQSLGAGLYKRVERYVGLSLILAAIFGGIFLLFGLPLKDFLVTALQVPPTMRPVTEYFLAVYLILLPSYYILLITNAIFRARKQVIYPLYSMILVTLMNTFLDLGLGLGWFGMPDIGFKGLAWATFGSVTAGALLNIFILARQGVLKFKSFPPLRWIKRALPYLAKVSWPSGLMQIVWHSGYLVLYAITAALPWNAVNALAGMAIGLRIEALLFLPAFAFNMTAGILIGHYLGARQPEEAKKCGYRILFLGLISITLFSIIFWQFITPCVNILTRDPAVAQEAITYLKWNILAIPFTLTSMILAGAFNGAGATLYNLLIMGCASWFIRLPLAYGLGHLWMQDAEGIWIAMFCSQIVQSLTLVYFYTFKNWQRFAMIKNRNGNRTSAAHKESA, encoded by the coding sequence ATGTCTGAACAAAATACTGCAATTGATATGAAGCGGGCCCCATACCGCACGATATGGCATTTGGCATGGCCTCAACTCATTATGATGGTCTTCCATTTCTGTATCGGCTTGGCTGATGTCTGGGTCGCTGGGTACATTAACCGAGAAGTACAGGCGTCGTTAGGAATCATATCCCAATCACTTTTCTTCCTGTTAGTCATTGCCATGGCCGTGGCAAACGGATCAGTCGCAGCTATCAGCCAATCTTTGGGAGCAGGTCTCTACAAACGTGTTGAACGCTATGTGGGTCTTTCTCTCATTCTCGCGGCAATCTTCGGCGGTATTTTCCTTCTCTTCGGTCTTCCGCTTAAAGACTTTCTTGTCACAGCACTTCAGGTTCCACCCACCATGCGGCCAGTGACTGAATATTTTCTTGCGGTCTATCTCATTCTGCTACCATCATATTATATACTCCTCATTACGAATGCGATTTTCAGAGCACGAAAACAAGTCATATACCCACTTTATTCAATGATTCTTGTCACTCTGATGAATACTTTTCTCGATCTTGGCCTCGGCCTTGGTTGGTTTGGTATGCCGGATATAGGTTTTAAAGGACTCGCATGGGCAACCTTTGGCTCTGTTACGGCAGGAGCCTTGCTTAATATATTCATATTGGCACGCCAGGGAGTCCTTAAATTCAAAAGTTTTCCACCACTGCGCTGGATAAAAAGAGCGCTCCCCTACCTTGCCAAGGTTTCATGGCCTTCAGGACTGATGCAAATCGTATGGCACTCTGGCTACCTTGTCCTTTACGCAATAACAGCAGCTCTTCCCTGGAATGCTGTCAATGCTCTCGCTGGCATGGCTATAGGTTTACGAATAGAGGCATTGTTGTTTTTACCTGCATTTGCTTTCAACATGACAGCCGGAATTCTTATCGGCCACTATCTCGGAGCGAGACAGCCTGAAGAAGCAAAAAAATGTGGTTACAGAATCCTCTTTCTTGGATTGATTTCAATTACATTGTTTTCCATTATCTTCTGGCAGTTCATCACTCCCTGCGTGAATATACTGACACGCGACCCCGCTGTTGCCCAAGAAGCCATCACGTATCTCAAATGGAATATACTCGCTATTCCATTCACTCTGACCAGTATGATTTTAGCGGGCGCGTTCAATGGCGCAGGTGCGACTTTATACAATTTGCTTATTATGGGATGCGCCAGTTGGTTTATCCGTCTCCCACTCGCTTACGGGTTGGGACACCTTTGGATGCAAGATGCCGAAGGAATCTGGATTGCCATGTTCTGCTCCCAAATTGTTCAATCCCTGACCCTGGTGTATTTTTACACCTTCAAGAACTGGCAACGATTCGCTATGATTAAAAATCGGAATGGCAATCGTACCAGTGCAGCACACAAGGAATCTGCATGA